One uncultured Alphaproteobacteria bacterium genomic region harbors:
- the pat gene encoding Phosphinothricin N-acetyltransferase, whose product MAHPPVTVVKVAAPIEPAIRDSRTEDLPDIHRIYAFAVENGTGSFEESAPSLDEMTVRRQTVLDRALPFLVAEYRGAVVGYAYAGPFRPRSAYRYTVEDSVYVAPEVRGLGIGRALLRELVARCTALGYRQMVAVIGDSGNGGSIGAHTACGFTHIGTLKSVGLKFGQWLDSVYMQRPLNEPDQPG is encoded by the coding sequence ATGGCCCATCCCCCGGTCACGGTGGTCAAGGTCGCGGCGCCGATCGAGCCCGCCATTCGCGATTCCCGCACAGAGGACCTCCCCGATATTCACCGCATCTATGCCTTCGCGGTGGAAAACGGGACCGGGTCGTTCGAGGAGTCGGCCCCGAGCCTCGATGAGATGACCGTGCGACGACAGACGGTGCTCGACCGTGCCCTACCCTTCCTGGTGGCGGAATATCGCGGCGCCGTGGTCGGTTACGCCTATGCCGGACCGTTCCGTCCGCGTTCGGCCTATCGCTACACCGTCGAGGATTCGGTCTACGTCGCGCCGGAGGTTCGCGGCCTCGGAATCGGCCGCGCGCTGTTGCGCGAACTCGTCGCCCGCTGCACCGCCCTCGGCTACCGGCAGATGGTCGCGGTGATCGGCGATTCCGGCAACGGCGGCAGCATCGGCGCGCACACCGCCTGCGGCTTCACTCACATCGGCACCTTGAAATCGGTGGGGCTGAAGTTCGGGCAGTGGCTGGATTCGGTCTACATGCAGCGACCCCTGAACGAACCGGATCAGCCCGGCTGA